Proteins encoded by one window of Streptomyces sp. NBC_01571:
- a CDS encoding transposase family protein, translating into MPSSLIGVLQRDYADADSTCPESFHLTGFADVLGRIPDPRRVRGRRCCPGSLLALCSVAVLGGATSLAAIAGFAADTDSGLRQQLGLA; encoded by the coding sequence GTGCCATCCTCCCTGATCGGTGTCCTGCAGCGGGACTACGCGGACGCCGATTCCACCTGTCCGGAGTCGTTCCACCTCACCGGCTTTGCGGATGTGCTGGGCCGGATACCCGATCCCCGCCGGGTCCGAGGCCGCCGCTGCTGCCCGGGCTCCCTGCTCGCGCTGTGCAGCGTCGCCGTCCTCGGCGGAGCCACGTCCCTGGCGGCCATCGCGGGCTTCGCTGCCGATACCGACTCCGGCCTGCGCCAACAACTCGGACTGGCCTAG